In the Salmo trutta chromosome 13, fSalTru1.1, whole genome shotgun sequence genome, TACCTGGAGTGGTCAATACCAATACACCTTCCTATTCACACAGAGGTCATATACCTGGAGTGGTCAATACCAATACACCTTCCTATTCACACAGAGGTCATATACCTGGAGTGGTCAATACCAATACACCTTCCTATTCACACAGAGGTCATATACCTGGAGTGGTCAATACCAATACACCTTCCTATTCACACAGAGGTCATATACCTGGAGTGGTCAATACCAATACACCTTCCTATTCACACAGAGGTCAAAGATAGGGTCTTGTGTCATACCTGAGAAATGTAGTCTGATTTACAGAGAGACAGGCCCATGGCCAACCATACTTTACTGCAGTCACTAGCTCTAAGAACAGTAGAACAAGATCTCACCCTGCTGGCGTTAGGGAGTACCTACACCAGTGTGCTGTGAGACTGAAACAGTCATCATGCTCCgtgtccctcatctctctctctttctgtgcagGTAACTTTGAGGCATTTATGCAAAAGGAGATCTTTGAGCAGCCAGAGTCTGTCTTCAACACCATGAGGGGCCGGATCTGTTTTCACACCAACAAAGGTAGCTTACCATTGTGATGTCATATTCTGATTGATGCCACTCCCTGTTGTTCCGGAATGCCGATGGTACTGTGCCGTATCCTCAATCAATATTAGCACAGCAACTCACGGAGGCAGCATAGGTTATTAACAGTTACTACATGGATGTATAGCGTGGATCCTCAGGAAACCCAGACAAAAAAAATACTatgatttttgggggggaattttCACGAATTGTAATCCATAGAagggtcctttggaggaaggattatttgacatttgtatttTAAAGCATAATTGAGTAATAATTCATCAAAGTTAGCATATTTAatacaggcctcctttaagactgcATAGTTTTTCATCTGTAGGTGCCACAAAGAAAACCTGTATGTCATATGAGGCTTTACGACTCTGTAATATGATTCGTATTTTGATTTCCAATGGTTTTATTTTTACACTCATTCATGAATAtagaaaaatattaaaaaatatatatatatttttatttcacctttatttaaccaggtaggctagttgagaacaagttctcatttgcaactgcgacctggccaagataaagcaaagcagttcgacacatacaacaacacggagttacacatggaataaacaaaacatacagtcaataatacagtagaaaaatctatatacagcatgtgcaaatgaggtaggataagagaggtaaggaaataaataggccattgtggcaagagtaattacaatatagcaattcaacactggaatggtaggatgtgcagaagatgaatgtgcaagttgagatactggggtgcaaaggagcaagataaataaataaatacagtatggggatgaggtagattggatgggctatttacagatgagctatgtacaggtgcagtgatctgtgagctgctctgacagctggttcttaaagctagtgagcgagatatgagtctccagcttcagagatttttgcagttcgttccagtcattggcagcagagaactggaaggaaaggcggccaaaggaagaattgtctttgggggtgaccagtgagatatacctgctgggggCGCGTGCTaccggtgggtgctgctatggtgaccagtgagctgagataaggtggggctttacctagcagagacttgtagatgacctggagccagtgggtttggcgacgagtatgaagcgagggccagccaacgagatcatacaggtcgcagtggtgggtagtatatggggctttggtgacaaaacggatggcactgtgatagactgcatccaatttgttgagtagagtgccATATAGAATGACACATTAACACTATAAACCAGCTCAGTGAAACATGAATATTGAAAATATACCAATTTATGATTTGGCAAATTTTTTCActatattgttgaacataatatactctatGGGCATATCAACgttccagagtgggatctctTCTAGTTTTAAAGTTCTGGCCCATTTTATACAGACAAACATCGTTTTCaatgtaaccaatcacagcccccCTTTCACTTGTATCATGGCACATcctgcaaatcaccagcagagggtGACCATTTTGCatccattttcacattcactctgtTGGTAATACTTACAAATTGGACCATAACTCTAAAAgtagcagagatcccactctAGAACTTTGATACTGTATGCTTGTTTCTCTCCTGAACTTACTTTGTGTCGTCAACGTAGTGTGATGTAAAGAGGCTCATAGTTACCCCTCTTACCTCCTTGGACTAAATATGAATGCTGATGGTCTCTCCACTCCGGTCCTGTCTTGTTCTCAGTGATCCTGGGAGGGCTGAAGGACCACCTGAAGGAGATCAAACGCTGCAGACGCCTCATCATGATTGGCTGTGGAACCAGCTTCCACGCTGCCGTAGCTGTAAGTGAACCAACCAGAAGTGTgattgaggaagaggaggagaaagaaaagaTGATGATGACCattgtaatctctctctctttctctgtttctctctctccagaccagacAGATTCTGGAGGAGCTGACAGAGCTTCCTGTCATGGTGGAACTGGCTAGTGACTTCCTGGACCGCAACACACCCGTCTTCAGAGACGATGTCTGCTTCTACATCAGCCAATCAGGTAATTCCTCAGAGTGATTAATCTGCTATACGTTTTTGTATTGCTGGTGTTTCATAAAACTCTCTCTGGTGGAGACTAGATGTTCTAATAGAGAGAACTCTGGTGGAGACCGGATGTTCTAATGGAGAGAACTCTCTCTCTGGTGGAGACTGGATATTCTAATAGAGAGAACTCTCTCTGGTGGAGACTGGATGTTGTAATAGAGAGAACTCTCTGATGGAGACTGGatgttctaatagagaactctctCTGGTGGAGACTGGATGTTCTAATAGAGATAAATCTCTCTGGTGGAGACTGGATGTTCTAATAGAGAGAACTCTCTCTCTGGTGGAGACTAGATATTATAATAGAGAGAACTCTCTCTGGTGGAGACTGGATGTTCTAATAGAGAGAACTCTCTCTGGTGGAGACTAGATATTCTAATAGAGAGAACTCTCTCTGGTGGAGACTGGATGTTCTAATAGAGAGAACTCTCTCTCTGGTGGAGACTAGATATTCTAATAGAGAGAACTCTCTCTGGTGGAGACTGGATGTTCTAATAGAGAGAACTCTCTCTGGTGGAGACTAGATATTCTAATAGAGAGAACTCTCTCTGGTGAAGACTGGATGTTCTAATAGAGAGAACTCTCTCTCTGGTGGAGACTAGATATTCTAATAGAGAGAACTCTCTCTGGTGGAGACTGGATGTTCTAATAGAGAAAAGGCTGGTATGGATACTGTGGGTAATCTGTTGAGTAAGGGAGAATTCTAGTGTGTTTTGCTGGTATGAATGATGACGTGCCTTGGttatctccctctttcccccctcaGGTGAGACAGCAGACACTCTGATGGCTCTGAGGTACTGTAAGGATAGAGGAGCTCTGACCGTGGGGGTGACCAACACAGTGGGCTCCTCCATCTCCAGAGACACAGACTGCGGGGTGCACATCAATGCCGGTCCAGAGATCGGGGTGGCCAGCACCAAGGCCTACACCAGCCAGTTTGTGGCTCTCATCATGTTTGGTCTGATGATGAGTGAGGACAGGATCTCCCTGCAGCCGAGGAGGCTGGAGATCATCAATGGACTCAAGATTCTCCCAGGTGAGTTCTTATATTAAAGCCATGTAGAATGACACATTAACACTATAAACCATCTCAGTGAAACAAAACTGCATCTATAACCGTCACACACTATAGCCAATAGATTACTGCCAGGTGTTACAAAATGGATGAATGAGAGTGAACcaaaccctctctccctcctcctttctctctccctcgccccctctctctctctctctctctctcttctctttctctccctcctcctttctcttgccctgtctgtctctctctcttctccctctctccctcctcctttctctctccctcgccctctctgtctctctctctcttctccctctctcagacatgATCAAGAATGTTCTGACTCTGGATAATAAGATCAAGTCCATAGCAGATGAGCTATATCAGCAGAAGTCTCTGCTGGTCATGGGACGAGGCTTCAACTACGCCACCTGTCTGGAGGGGGCACTGGTGAGGACAGATCTACAATCAGCTTACCCACCCCAAATCCTGACCCTAAACCATTATAGGAAACTTGCCAAACTGACGTTAAATCAGTTTCTAGGGGCAATGTTTTCCTTTTACTCCTATTTTTCACTCCTTTATATATCGTTAAACATCTCACTCTATATTCACATGCCTGTTCATCTATATGAATTATAGACTATTGATTATGTTATGTCACTGATTGATTCTTCCCAAACAGAAAATCAAGGAAATCACGTACATGCATTCAGAGGGCATCCTGGCTGGGGAGCTGAAGCACGGCCCCCTGGCTCTGATTGACAAGCACATGCCGGTCATCATGATCATCATGAAAGACGCCTGCTACACCAAGTGTCAGAACGCTCTGCAGCAGGTCACAGCCAGATCGGTACGTCACATTCCTCACTCACATCACATATTCAAATGCACGTAGACACAACTAAATACCCACCTCGTATGCACACCCATGACTTAACTGGCTCACGCGCATTACACAGGTAAaaactagtaacacacacacagcctcactaTCAAAAGCTTTGAATAATGAATTCAAATGAATTGattgatatacttctgtgaaccGCTCTGTCTTTCTCGCCTTCCCGTTCAGGGGCGGCCGATTATCCTGTGTTGCCAGGACGACCAGGAGATGTCTGAAAATGCGTATAAGACCATTGAGCTGCCTCACACGGTGGACTGTCTCCAGGGCATCCTCAGTGTCATCCCTCTGCAGCTCCTGTCCttccacctggccgtgctacGGGGCTACGACGTGAGTCTACCACTACCTGCTCTTTCCTTATGGACTTTAATTACCTAGTATTGAATATGTTTTATTTCAATTTCATTACCAAAAGCATCAAAATCAACGATTACAAGTACACACCTAATCAACTACTCATacaccagtggcggtcggtgccgtttaagatgagggaggaccattatttttttatattacagcatactggatgactgtcattcatattccagtcacccagctcaatgtaacattgataggtttaggctgctacatgatactcaaatctttcctgtacccatcatgaggttgctacaacctagcctatcaatgaaagtttacaatgtaggtgcacaggtcgagaaaATGTTTaataatcaaggtgacagacattgacacattcaataccgccttgaacaattttgcctgcatctagctgatctagggtgtaatcattagtccaacagaaacgagagtttctattggacaaattcaggtatgtttaacCCCGTTTTGTTCCATATGCTTCCGTTTAAggaacgtttttcaacagaatcggtagaatgaatacacccttgatcacatgcaaacacagttcactttcatagcagccacatacaaacagcatgatacCTGTGattgttgtataattccttctctcatctacgtgctctcctcctctcaccttttacattcgcttgtggacttcagtgcacaacacatcagctgtatgtgaccaggcgaaaaaaccctTCCAatccaaaccttcatatcataaccgcaaACCGCtatacacagcctacatcattatTAGCTGTTAGCTAATGTCATAgacaacatagctactagaactaaaacgttagtaaacccgctacaatcatgcagtacagtgtacagtcaacagcaagcagtttagcagatacactggcgggccccggtggcaataaatgaataaaaccaaaagcttaccttgacttggaagaaatgcaatgttggatagccatagccagctagctaacatatgtTTGAGTATACTAAACTAGCTTGCTGCATTTggtagctaagtgaaagtgaaaaaaaatatgaaatatacctAGCTCTCGCTTCaccttcattttttttttcaattgttcaaaactgttcaactattgtctttccctctctttgaGTGAACTACTGAcaacatgttatgcactgcagtgctagctagctgtagcttatgtttTCAGTagtagattcattctctgatcctttgattgggtggacaacatgtcagttcatgcaagagctctgataggttggaggacgtcctccagaagttgtcataattactgtataagtctatggaagggggtgagaaccatgagcctcctaggttttgtattgaagtcaatgtacccagaggaggccGGAAACTACTGTAgatgtcctctggctacaccatggtgttaccctacagagtgctgttgaggctactgtagaccttcattgcaaaagttgtgaatatatttagtatagttttatctcaaaatcaactttttttgaatgtttcactatttttatttttctgaggagcctccactgccatATGCCTATGCTGTATGTGTATGTAGTCTTGTCTCCTTTACTCATCAGTATTGATCTGATTTAatggctgtctctctctggttGCAGGTGGACTGTCCCAGGAACCTGGCCAAGTCTGTCACTGTGGAGTgataaaagacagacagacaggaggcagTAGAGACCATAACACTGCTTTGCCTCTGCTCAAAAGAGAGACTGAGTGGAG is a window encoding:
- the LOC115205411 gene encoding glutamine--fructose-6-phosphate aminotransferase [isomerizing] 2 isoform X2; translated protein: MCGIFAYLNYCVPRTRKEIFETLVKGLQRLEYRGYDSAGIAVDGNKKTTTEDDGKIVLIKKKGKVKALDEELYKKDCMDLEVELDTHFGIAHTRWATHGEPSALNSHPQRSDKNNEFVVIHNGIITNYKELKKYLNSKGYEFESETDTEVIPKLIKYVYDNRERDDMSFSTLVERVIQQLEGAFALVFKSHYFPGEAVATRRGSPLLIGVRSKYELSAEHIPIQYNSGLLKEGVQDKNSHNRPDKPDKSTAVNSAGDGKAVEYYFASDASAIIEHTNKVIYLEDDDIAAVVGGKLSLHRVNSLAGEDSVRAIQTLQMELQEIMKGNFEAFMQKEIFEQPESVFNTMRGRICFHTNKVILGGLKDHLKEIKRCRRLIMIGCGTSFHAAVATRQILEELTELPVMVELASDFLDRNTPVFRDDVCFYISQSGETADTLMALRYCKDRGALTVGVTNTVGSSISRDTDCGVHINAGPEIGVASTKAYTSQFVALIMFGLMMSEDRISLQPRRLEIINGLKILPDMIKNVLTLDNKIKSIADELYQQKSLLVMGRGFNYATCLEGALKIKEITYMHSEGILAGELKHGPLALIDKHMPVIMIIMKDACYTKCQNALQQVTARSGRPIILCCQDDQEMSENAYKTIELPHTVDCLQGILSVIPLQLLSFHLAVLRGYDVDCPRNLAKSVTVE
- the LOC115205411 gene encoding glutamine--fructose-6-phosphate aminotransferase [isomerizing] 2 isoform X1 — its product is MCGIFAYLNYCVPRTRKEIFETLVKGLQRLEYRGYDSAGIAVDGNKKTTTEDDGKIVLIKKKGKVKALDEELYKKDCMDLEVELDTHFGIAHTRWATHGEPSALNSHPQRSDKNNEFVVIHNGIITNYKELKKYLNSKGYEFESETDTEVIPKLIKYVYDNRERDDMSFSTLVERVIQQLEGAFALVFKSHYFPGEAVATRRGSPLLIGVRSKYELSAEHIPIQYNSAPYYSFLRDCAVIPVFTERQGAAEPVGLLKEGVQDKNSHNRPDKPDKSTAVNSAGDGKAVEYYFASDASAIIEHTNKVIYLEDDDIAAVVGGKLSLHRVNSLAGEDSVRAIQTLQMELQEIMKGNFEAFMQKEIFEQPESVFNTMRGRICFHTNKVILGGLKDHLKEIKRCRRLIMIGCGTSFHAAVATRQILEELTELPVMVELASDFLDRNTPVFRDDVCFYISQSGETADTLMALRYCKDRGALTVGVTNTVGSSISRDTDCGVHINAGPEIGVASTKAYTSQFVALIMFGLMMSEDRISLQPRRLEIINGLKILPDMIKNVLTLDNKIKSIADELYQQKSLLVMGRGFNYATCLEGALKIKEITYMHSEGILAGELKHGPLALIDKHMPVIMIIMKDACYTKCQNALQQVTARSGRPIILCCQDDQEMSENAYKTIELPHTVDCLQGILSVIPLQLLSFHLAVLRGYDVDCPRNLAKSVTVE